The following is a genomic window from Desulfuromonas acetoxidans DSM 684.
TTGGGGAAAGTCGCTTAATTCGAGATGGGTGTGCGCATTGACAAACGCCGGTAACAAGATGCTGTCGCCCAGATTGACCATGTCGGCTTGAGGATAGCGCGCTGCCAGCTCTGCGGCAGGACCCACGGCAACAATGCGCTCCTGATCAATAACCAGCGCACCATCTTCGATGGGATCGGTTCGGATCGGCACAATATAGCGACAACGAAACAGCTTCATGACAGGCCTCAGGCACGCACCGGTTGCAACAGATAGTGGTTGTCGATCAGTCGCGTGGTACTAAAGCGTACCGCCAGCAGAATCACAGCGTGCTCATCGACCTGTTCCAGGTCCTGCAGAGTTTCATCGTGACAGATCTGAATGTAATCGATACGCGCATCAGGTTGAGCGCTGATGATATCCCTCGCTTGAGCGATCAGTGTTGCGGCATCGCGTTGCCCGGCGACAGCCGACTCACAGACACTGCGGATGGAAGCAATCAAGGACAGCCCCTGGCGTCGCAGATCATCGCTGAGATAAGTATTGCGTGAACTCATGGCCAAGCCATCAGGCTCACGGACAATTGGCATGCCGAGAATGGTGATCGGCATATTGAGGTCGCTGACCATTTTACGGATCACAGCCAGTTGCTGAAAATCCTTCATCCCGAACAGGGCAACGTGGGGTTGAACCAGATTGAACAGCTTATTGACCACCGTGGTCACGCCATCAAAATGACCGGGACGGCTGGCACCGCACAACCCCTCACTGAGTCCGGTGACCTGAACCGTGGTGGCACTGCCTTGCGGATACATGGCGTCGGCTTCCGGGGCAAACAGAATATCAACGCCGGTTTTGGCGGCCAGCTCGGCATCGCGCTGTAAAGCACGCGGATAGCTGTCAAAATCTTCGTTCGGGCCAAACTGGGTGGGATTGACGAAGATCGACAGCACCAGCAGGTCGCCACGACCGCGCCCTTCTTCCAGCAATGACAAATGGCCCTGGTGAAGGAACCCCATGGTGGGAACGAAGCTGATCTTTTTACCTTGTTGACGCTCGGCCAACATCCGTTGTTGAAAGGCCTGAACATCGTGAATGATTTCCATCTGCGCCCTCTCCTAAAAACTGTGTTCGTCGCCAGGAAATGTTCCGGCACGCACTTCATCGATGTAGCTGGTCATGGCTTCTTTGATGAGCGGAGCCAGATCAGCATAAACTTTGACAAACTTGGGCGAGTATTTTTCGCACAAACCGAGAATATCGTGAATCACCAGCACCTGACCGGAGCAATGTACCCCGGCACCAATGCCGATGGTCGGGATATCGATACTTTCAGTAATCTCTTTAGCCAGATCGGCAGGAATCCCTTCGAGCACCACGGCAAAGGCACCGGCTTCAGCCACGGCTTTGGCATCGGCAATCAGTTGCCGGGCCTGTTCCTCTTTGCGGCCCTGGACACGATAACCGCCCATGCGGTGAATTGACTGCGGCGTCAGGCCGATGTGGGCGACCACCGGAATGTCCATGTTAACGATGGCACGGATGGTGTCAGCGACGTTTTCACCGCCTTCAAGCTTAACGGCGTGGGCTCCGGCATCCTTGACCAGACGTCCGGCATTCAAACAGGCGTCGCGCACATCCACCTGATACGATAAAAACGGCATGTCGGCAATGACCAGGGCACCCTGGCTGCCGCGCATCACCGCTTTGGTGTGATAAATCATCTCTTCCATAGTGACCGGCAAGGTGGTGTCATAGCCGGAGAAGACACTGCCGACGGAATCGCCGACCAGAATCATGTCGATTCCGGCCTGATCCATCATCCGGGCGAAGGGGTAGTCATAGGCCGTTAATACGGTGATCTTGTCCCCTTTGGCGTACATGTTCTGAACATCGAGTACGGTGGTTTGTTTCCTCATGGTCTCATCCTGTTTTTTGCCTGAACCATAAGGGATTCAGGCACAATGCATTTCAACGAAAAAGCCTTCCAGAGTCACGACGACTGGAAGGCCAAAAACAGCATCATGTTCCTAATGGAAACATGACCTCGCGCCGGTGAATGCCTCCGTCCCGGTCCATCGATCCGGGCAGCATGTATAAAGACGTATGATCAACGTCAGCGAGTTTGCCTGTCGGCTCCCCAGACGCGTTGCGGGCCAGCAAAACTCAGCAATCAAGGCTATAGGCGTGCCCGGTAAATGTCCAGATTTTTTTGGCCGCTCCGTTAAGAGCGGCCAGTGGCTATCCGGACAATCTCATTTTCTGTTAAAGCATCCCATTCAGATGATCAAGCATGATCATCAACGGGTGGAAGTTGGCGGCCGGTTGGTCGAGCATCAGGGTCTGCAGCCGCTTGTAACGGCGGAAGCGCACCCGCGATTGCGCCAGAAGACGATCGATATTGCCGTCAAACTGTTGCAGCACTTTTTTAGCCAGGACAAACTCGGCATGGTGATAGCCGGTACGCAAGGCATGGCGAGTCATACGATCCCACCGGTCACGCAGCGGCACCTGTTCAATGGCACTGAGCAGATCCTTGATTTCAAACTGGGACTGAACATCGCCCAGCACGACGGCAGCGGTATGAAGATCGATCTCTGTCTGTTGATGGAGGGCCATTACCGGCAGCAGGTTTTCCATCATCGGCAAGGTGGCAAACTGCAGGGCGTGCTCTTCATCCATGCCCTGAGCCACCATGTCTCCGGCCAACTGCTGACAGGCGTTCCAACGTTTTTCGGGCAACACACTGCTGAGCAGCTTGCCGTAGTCGGCAAGGTCCTGACTCATGGCGCTGAGTTGTTCAAAATCGATCAGCTCGCGTGCCTGACTCAGAGCCCAGTCGCACATGGCGGACAGGGTTTCTTCGAGTGCCAGCAAACGACGATATTGCTCTTTGGCGGGCATCTGATTGTCAAGCTGCTGAATTTGGCCACGTAACGCCGCACCATCAACCAAGCGGTCAAAAT
Proteins encoded in this region:
- the panB gene encoding 3-methyl-2-oxobutanoate hydroxymethyltransferase, whose product is MRKQTTVLDVQNMYAKGDKITVLTAYDYPFARMMDQAGIDMILVGDSVGSVFSGYDTTLPVTMEEMIYHTKAVMRGSQGALVIADMPFLSYQVDVRDACLNAGRLVKDAGAHAVKLEGGENVADTIRAIVNMDIPVVAHIGLTPQSIHRMGGYRVQGRKEEQARQLIADAKAVAEAGAFAVVLEGIPADLAKEITESIDIPTIGIGAGVHCSGQVLVIHDILGLCEKYSPKFVKVYADLAPLIKEAMTSYIDEVRAGTFPGDEHSF
- the panC gene encoding pantoate--beta-alanine ligase; its protein translation is MEIIHDVQAFQQRMLAERQQGKKISFVPTMGFLHQGHLSLLEEGRGRGDLLVLSIFVNPTQFGPNEDFDSYPRALQRDAELAAKTGVDILFAPEADAMYPQGSATTVQVTGLSEGLCGASRPGHFDGVTTVVNKLFNLVQPHVALFGMKDFQQLAVIRKMVSDLNMPITILGMPIVREPDGLAMSSRNTYLSDDLRRQGLSLIASIRSVCESAVAGQRDAATLIAQARDIISAQPDARIDYIQICHDETLQDLEQVDEHAVILLAVRFSTTRLIDNHYLLQPVRA